TGGACAGCTGTGAGCGGTTCGTCGCCGGCCGCCCCGAAGTGATGCTGCTCTCCGCACGGAGGCGGTACCACAACGACGACGATGAGTGACCACCGGTTGGCCGGAGCGCCCCCGCGGCAGCGGGAGTCGCCACCGTCACACCGATCAGGACCGAGAGCGCCCACAAGGCTGGGCGCGGGCAGGTACTTTGGGGCATGGGCCCCGCCGGGTGCACGACCGACCCGGGTACCGGGCCCATCGCACGAGGAGGCAACGTGACCGACACCGCAAGGGCGCGCAAGCTCGCCGACCGCATCCAGGTGGTCGTCGCCGAGACCCTGCAGCGCCGGATCAAGGACCCGCGTCTGGGCTACGTGACCATCACCGACGCCCGGGTCACCGGGGACCTGCGCGAGGCCACCGTCTTCTACACCGTCTACGGTGACGAGACCGAGCGTCAGGCCAGCGCGGCCGCCCTGGAGAGCGCCAAGGGCGTCCTCCGCTCCGAGGTCGGCCGGCAGACCGGGGTGCGCTTCACCCCGACCCTGACCTTCGTCGCGGACGCGCTGCCGGACAACGCCAAGAACATCGACGACCTGCTCGACCGGGCCCGGCAGTCCGACGCGGCGGTGCGCACCGCCGCCGCCGGCGCCAGCTACGCCGGCGACGCGGACCCGTACCGCACCGGCCGAGACGACGACGCGGACGAGGACGAGTAGGCATGACCGGCGAGCCGACGGCGGCCGGTACCGCGGGGGCGGGCTCCACCAGCACGGTGGAGCCTGCCCTCGCGGTGCTTCCGGGGCCACGCACTGAGGCCTCCGGCCTCGACCACGAGTGGCAGCGCGTCGTGGCGGAGATCGGGCGGGCCACCGACATCGATCTGATCTGCCACATCAACCCGGACGGCGACGCCCTGGGCTCCGCGCTCGCCGCGGGCCTGGCCCTGCGCTCGCTCGGGTACCGCGTCCGGGTCTCCTTCGGCGACGACCCGCAGATCGTCCCCGAGTCGCTGTCCTTCCTGCCCGGGCAGGAGCTGATCGTGCCCGCCTCGGCCGTTCCCGACGTGCCCGAGCTGGTGCTCTGCTTCGACGTCGCCTCCGAGGGCCGGCTCGGCCTGCTCCACGACAAGGCCTTCGCCGCCCCGGTCATGGTGGTCTTCGACCACCACGCCTCCAACCCGGGCTTCGGCACCCACCGGCTGATCGACCCGGCCGCCCCGGCCACCGCCGTGCTCGTCGACGAACTGCTGCGCCGCCTCGGCGTGCCCCTCGACCAGGCGCTCGCCACCTGCCTGTACACCGGCGTCGCCACCGACACCGGCTCCTTCAAGTACGCCGCCACCACACCGGCCACCCACGAGCTCGCCGGCCGGCTGCTGGCCACCGGCATCCGGCAGGACCTGATCTCCCGCCAGCTCTGGGACACCTCCTCCTTCGGCTACCTCAAGGTGCTCGCCGGCGCCCTCGGCCGCGCGGTCCTCGAGCCCGAGGCCGTGGGCGGCCGCGGCCTGGTGTGGACCTGGGTGCCGTACCAGGAACTCGCCCTCTTCGGCGTGACGGTGGAGGAGATCGAGGGTCTGATCGACGTGCTCCGGCGCCCCGCCGAGGCCGAGGTCGCGCTCGTGCTCAAGCAGGACCCGGACGGCACCCTGCGCGGCTCCTGCCGCTCCAAGGGCGCGGTGGACGTCGCCGCGGCCTGCACCGAACTCGGCGGCGGCGGGCACGTCTACGCGGCCGGGTTCGCCGCCCGCGAGGACGTCGAGACGGTGGTGGCCCGCTTCCGGGCCGCGCTGGCCGGCTGACCCGCCCACACACTCCTCGAAGAAAGAACCGATGAAGCGCAAGGGAACAGGTCCCGACGGCCTGGTCATCGTCGACAAGCCGGAGGGCATCACCTCGCACGGGGTGGTCGCCAAGCTGCGGTGGCTGGCCGGCACCCGCAAGGTCGGCCACGCCGGCACCCTCGACCCGATGGCCACCGGCGTGCTGGTGCTCGGCGTCGAGCGGGCCACCCGGCTGCTCGGGCACCTGATGCTCACCAGCAAGACCTACGAGGCGACGATCCGGCTCGGCCAGACCACGATCACCGACGACCGGGAGGGCGAGGTCACCGCCTCCGCGCCGGCCGACGCCGTCACCCGGGAGGCCGTCGACGCCGGGATCGCCGACCTGACCGGCGAGATCATGCAGGTCCCGTCCAAGGTCTCCGCCATCAAGATCGACGGCAAGCGCTCCTACGCCCGGGTCCGCGAGGGCGAGGACTTCGAACTGGCGGCCCGCCCCACCACGGTGCACTCCTTCACCGTCCACGAGCAGCGGGCCGCGACCGCCGAGGACGGCACCCCGGTGATCGACCTCGACGTCACCGTCGAGTGCTCCTCCGGCACGTACATCCGCGCGCTCGCCCGCGACCTCGGCACCGCCCTCGGCGTCGGCGGCCACCTCACCGCGCTGCGCCGCACCAAGGTCGGCCCGTACGGGCTGGAGCACGCCCGCACCCTGGAGCAGCTGGAGGAGAAGCTGGAGGTGCTGCCCATCGCCGAGGCGGCCGCCGCGGCCTTCCCCCGCTGGGACATCGATGCCGAGCAGGCCGAGCAGCTCTCGCACGGCATGCGGCTGAAGGCCCCGGGCTCGACACGGGCGGCCCGATCGCCGTGTTCGACCCGGAGGGCCGCTTCCTCGCCCTGGTCGAGGAGAAGGGCGGTAGTGCCCGCCCGGTGGCCGTCTTCGTCGGCTGAGCCACCCGCCCGGCCCTCCCGGGCCCCGGCCCGCCGCCCGCTCGGCGTCACCCTTTCGGGCGAGCGCGCGAGGTGAACCGGTGTCGTGAACGGCGCGCGCACGGTGGTGCGTCGCCCGCAGGGGGCACACTCCCCGCGGTGAGTACGGCGGCCGGTCCGGCCGCCGGCTGACCCGGCGGGAGGGGCGGCGCGGATGGCGGGCAGACACCAGCCGGGGGCGACGGCAGGGCCGCCGCCGCCCCGTCCCGCGGACGCCCTCGTCGGCATCCGCGACGAGACCGGCCGCCACCGCGGCCTCGGCTTCACCGCCGACCCGCAGGGCACCGTGGTCACCGCCCACGAGACCGCCGCCGGCCCCGCCGCCCTGGTACTGCTGCTGCCCGACGGCACCCTCGTACCGCTCGGCCCGGACGCCGTCGAGCTGCTGCCCGAGCACGGCCTGGCCCTGCTCCACCCCGCCGCCGCCGGCCCGCCGAGGCCCGCGCTGCCGATCTCCGGGCACACCGGCCGGGCCGCCGCCGGACGGCCGCTGGCGCTGCTCCGGCCACCCGCCGCGGGCACCGCCCCGGGCCCGGTCACCCCGGTCGCCGCGGTCGGCCGCTGCACCGCCGCGCTGCTGCTGCCGGAGGGCTTCCACGCCGTCCCCGACACCCTGCTCCTCGACCTCCCACCGGAGGCCGCCCTGCCCGGCACACCCGTGCTGGACGCCGACTCCGGGGCCGTCCTCGCCGTGCTCGCGCCGGCGCTGCGGGCCGAGGGCGCCGGCACCGTCCCCGCAGCCCCGCTCGGCGTCGCCGGCCTGCACCGGCTGGTGCGGCGCAACGCCGAGAGCGTCCCCGGGCACGGCGCGGCGCTCAACCTCGGCGGCGTCCTCCGGCTCGCCGCCGTCCAGCTCGACACGGCCGCCGCCGGCCCCTCCCGGGCCGCCGAGCTCGCCGCAGCACTCGCCACAGGCCTCGCCGCCGGCCGCACCGACCGGGCCGACGGCCTCACCGGCG
This genomic window from Streptomyces sp. TLI_235 contains:
- a CDS encoding tRNA pseudouridine55 synthase yields the protein MKRKGTGPDGLVIVDKPEGITSHGVVAKLRWLAGTRKVGHAGTLDPMATGVLVLGVERATRLLGHLMLTSKTYEATIRLGQTTITDDREGEVTASAPADAVTREAVDAGIADLTGEIMQVPSKVSAIKIDGKRSYARVREGEDFELAARPTTVHSFTVHEQRAATAEDGTPVIDLDVTVECSSGTYIRALARDLGTALGVGGHLTALRRTKVGPYGLEHARTLEQLEEKLEVLPIAEAAAAAFPRWDIDAEQAEQLSHGMRLKAPGSTRAARSPCSTRRAASSPWSRRRAVVPARWPSSSAEPPARPSRAPARRPLGVTLSGERAR
- a CDS encoding phosphoesterase RecJ-like protein; the encoded protein is MTGEPTAAGTAGAGSTSTVEPALAVLPGPRTEASGLDHEWQRVVAEIGRATDIDLICHINPDGDALGSALAAGLALRSLGYRVRVSFGDDPQIVPESLSFLPGQELIVPASAVPDVPELVLCFDVASEGRLGLLHDKAFAAPVMVVFDHHASNPGFGTHRLIDPAAPATAVLVDELLRRLGVPLDQALATCLYTGVATDTGSFKYAATTPATHELAGRLLATGIRQDLISRQLWDTSSFGYLKVLAGALGRAVLEPEAVGGRGLVWTWVPYQELALFGVTVEEIEGLIDVLRRPAEAEVALVLKQDPDGTLRGSCRSKGAVDVAAACTELGGGGHVYAAGFAAREDVETVVARFRAALAG
- a CDS encoding ribosome-binding factor A; the encoded protein is MTDTARARKLADRIQVVVAETLQRRIKDPRLGYVTITDARVTGDLREATVFYTVYGDETERQASAAALESAKGVLRSEVGRQTGVRFTPTLTFVADALPDNAKNIDDLLDRARQSDAAVRTAAAGASYAGDADPYRTGRDDDADEDE